The Bacillus sp. Y1 genome has a window encoding:
- a CDS encoding OmpL47-type beta-barrel domain-containing protein, with protein sequence MLKRMFNIPVLLVVFMLIYQLIVPIGSIRASANSGTMLPPSNLAYQSITPDDGKLTWSAVFGASGYQIYEIKDGQLTVLGTTTGTSYDLKDLPEGSYRYVVSTLSSQGESGPSAPVSTEISYPEMQTPATFAATIQNGNDVVLSWGASQYAEKYNIYQVLENGERSLVASTNTLTYSFSNMAEGTYSYAISSFHPLYGESAISTPVNVNVVKQVMKAPTNLSFTIANLTDVTLKWQAAEFANSYSVYSVKNGQLELVQTVTGTTVTLKNLPAGDYVYQVYSNSSRFGTSLEGSQVTFSVQSIEMTAPENVNVKIQNVNDVVVSWTAAPYATGYKVYQVLNGEKVLKTTVTGTSFSASMLPGGEYLYEVHSYSDRFGESEKGTQVIFTIETVKVNPPTELAYKIQNGNDIVLSWKVAENATNYKVYQLVGDQKILKSTVTGTTVTYSNMPAGNYKYEVHTNSTRFGESGEGAKMSFVLDQVVVATPGNARYEISNGNDLKLQWDSVEFANSYKVYQVVDGNKVLKTTVSSLSTTLSNLLAGGYKYEIYAYSSRFGESPVGAVVELTLVHPEMKAPANGSYTITGPAAYTLKWDAVDYANSYKIYQVVDGNKTLKNTITGTSMTYSNMAPGEYQYEIYSYSSRFGESKVGTSIKFTLSGLKLATPENPSYTISNGNDITLKWNAVQYANNYNIYQLINGEEVLLKTVTVTSTTLTNVAEGPFQYIIKGNSTLFGESPEGAVLEGNLVHPDLAKPGNANYTVSNGNEITLKWDAVQYANGYQIYQVIDGEKQFVRKLTGTTINFSNMPEGDYQYIVHSYSDRFGESPEGSELAFTLVHPVMQAPANLTKTFVNVNDIKLTWDASPFATEYRIYLLKDGELTLQKTLTGLTHTFVNMPEGDYEYIVHSYSSRFGESPEGSKLVFTLVHPVMQAPANLTKTILNGNDIKLSWDASTYATSYKVYQKVDGELTLLSTLSATTRTIAYTNMPEGDYEYVVHAYSTRFGESPEGSELVFTLVHPVMQAPANLTKTFVNVNDIKLSWDASPFATEYRIYLLKDGELTLQKTLTGLTHTFVNMPEGDYEYIVHSYSSRFGESPEGSKLVFTLVHPVMQAPANLFKTILNGNDIKLSWDASTYATSYKVYQKVDGELTLLSTLPATTRTIAYTNMPEGDYEYVVHSYSTRFGESPEGSELVFTLVHPVIQAPANPTKVILNGNDIKLSWDASTYATSYKVYQKVDGELTLLNTLPATTRTIAFTNMPEGDYEYVVHSYSDRFGESPEGSELVFTLVHPVMQAPANLTKAILNGNDIKLNWDASTYATSYKVYQKVDGELKLLSTLPTTTRTITFTNMPEGVYEYVVHSYSNRFGESPEGSELVFTMVHPVMEAPADLTKTILNENYIKLSWAASTYATSYKVYQKVDGELKLLNTLPATTRTITYTNMPEGDYEYVVHSYSTRFGESPEGSNLVFNLTWPVVQAPVVSNRVENVNNFTLSWQAVTWANEYRVYKVTDSGKELIYKGTGFTHKVYNLPEGVHSYEVTAFSSRFGESEPSNMIMEKVVFPIMGVPAASLKLLSDTSARITWDFVTYANGYNIYEVINGEPVLVAEKINNLSYTINNLTYANHLYYVTSYSNSFGESKPSETVLAKLIIDEEAPVTTVNAPAEWVNQDPLVEFTATDNEVGVAHTYYSLNDGPIVEGTSVLVANEGINKIVYNSIDKVGNMEEVKTALVKIDKTAPTTEVNEIPTAAQSFTVELTASDELSGVVNTYYSLNGSEYVEGTSIEVTEEGVNKISYYSVDAAGNKEAVKTVEVNIDQTAPITTADLPTTWVKEAVNVKLVASDENSGVKTTYYSINGSDYVEGTSLLVDKEGINTISYYSVDIAGNKEDVKTAEVKLDKTVPITVSDVSEKWSKEPVVVSLASEDKHSGVAVIYYSVNGSEYMEGSTFTVDKEGVNSVSYYSVDAAGNVEEVKSIEVKIDKTAPTLLLDVKGEYELGETVTLNYLADDNLSGIAVEEVTFNGQTYKKEDQVSLDQPGEYKFSVKVTDAAGWSTVVQKTIVVYIPVSLEVLPRVINGNKGIFTVKATLPKEFQAYTFNVSSVTLDDVSPVTDNNGLYKQAEKGHFKFERSDFTWTPGEAQLELRGYVGKYLVVGKAIATVKK encoded by the coding sequence ATGTTGAAAAGAATGTTTAATATTCCGGTTTTGCTCGTCGTTTTTATGCTTATCTATCAGTTGATTGTCCCAATTGGTAGTATAAGAGCTTCTGCAAATTCCGGAACCATGCTTCCTCCTAGTAATCTGGCATATCAGTCAATTACACCAGATGATGGAAAACTAACTTGGAGTGCCGTATTTGGAGCAAGTGGATATCAAATTTATGAAATTAAAGACGGACAGCTTACGGTGCTTGGAACAACAACGGGCACTTCGTATGATCTAAAAGATTTGCCAGAAGGCTCTTATAGATACGTAGTTTCTACTTTATCTAGTCAAGGGGAGTCTGGTCCATCAGCACCGGTAAGCACAGAAATTAGTTATCCTGAGATGCAAACGCCAGCAACCTTTGCAGCAACGATTCAAAATGGAAATGATGTTGTGTTGAGCTGGGGGGCTTCACAGTACGCTGAGAAATACAATATATATCAAGTATTAGAGAATGGTGAGAGGTCACTCGTAGCCTCAACTAATACCCTGACATATAGTTTTTCTAATATGGCTGAGGGGACTTACTCTTATGCGATTTCTTCTTTTCATCCACTATATGGGGAATCTGCTATATCAACTCCAGTCAATGTAAATGTAGTTAAGCAAGTAATGAAAGCTCCAACAAATCTTTCTTTTACAATTGCGAACTTGACCGATGTTACTTTGAAATGGCAGGCAGCAGAGTTTGCAAATAGTTATAGCGTGTATTCAGTGAAAAACGGACAGTTAGAATTGGTCCAAACCGTTACAGGTACAACTGTTACACTCAAGAATTTACCTGCAGGAGATTACGTCTATCAGGTGTATTCAAATAGCTCACGTTTTGGAACTTCATTAGAAGGCAGCCAGGTTACTTTCTCTGTTCAGTCCATTGAGATGACTGCTCCTGAAAATGTAAATGTCAAAATCCAAAACGTAAATGATGTAGTCGTTAGTTGGACTGCAGCACCGTATGCGACCGGGTATAAAGTTTATCAGGTTTTGAATGGTGAAAAAGTATTAAAAACAACGGTAACAGGAACTTCATTTTCAGCGTCTATGTTACCTGGTGGAGAATACTTGTACGAGGTTCATTCATATAGCGACCGATTTGGAGAGTCTGAAAAGGGGACACAAGTTATTTTTACCATCGAGACAGTAAAAGTAAATCCACCTACTGAGCTTGCATATAAAATTCAAAATGGCAATGATATTGTATTAAGCTGGAAAGTAGCTGAAAATGCTACGAATTATAAGGTTTATCAACTTGTTGGAGACCAAAAGATATTAAAGAGCACAGTAACAGGCACAACTGTTACATATTCGAATATGCCAGCAGGCAATTACAAGTATGAAGTTCACACCAATAGCACTCGATTTGGAGAATCAGGGGAAGGTGCAAAAATGTCCTTCGTACTGGATCAGGTAGTAGTAGCAACACCAGGGAATGCAAGATATGAGATTTCTAATGGTAATGATTTAAAATTACAATGGGATTCAGTTGAGTTTGCCAATAGTTATAAAGTGTATCAGGTTGTAGATGGAAATAAGGTTTTAAAAACAACTGTTTCTTCCTTATCGACAACTCTTTCTAATCTTCTTGCAGGTGGTTATAAATACGAAATCTATGCGTATAGTAGTAGATTTGGCGAATCACCTGTTGGCGCAGTTGTAGAGTTAACATTGGTACATCCAGAGATGAAGGCTCCCGCAAACGGAAGTTATACCATTACTGGACCGGCTGCGTACACTTTAAAGTGGGATGCGGTAGATTATGCAAATAGCTATAAGATCTATCAAGTGGTTGATGGAAATAAGACACTAAAGAATACCATTACTGGAACAAGTATGACCTACTCGAATATGGCTCCAGGTGAGTATCAATATGAGATCTATTCGTATTCTTCTCGTTTTGGGGAATCAAAAGTTGGGACTTCTATTAAGTTCACCTTAAGTGGTCTAAAATTAGCAACTCCTGAAAATCCTAGCTATACCATTAGCAATGGAAATGACATTACCCTTAAGTGGAATGCTGTTCAATATGCAAATAACTATAATATTTATCAGTTGATTAATGGAGAAGAAGTATTATTAAAAACGGTTACGGTGACAAGTACAACTTTAACCAATGTAGCTGAAGGTCCATTCCAATACATTATTAAGGGAAACTCTACATTATTTGGAGAGTCTCCAGAAGGTGCTGTACTTGAAGGGAACCTAGTACACCCTGACTTGGCTAAGCCTGGAAATGCCAACTACACTGTCTCAAACGGAAATGAGATTACTCTGAAATGGGACGCTGTTCAGTATGCAAATGGATACCAAATCTACCAAGTGATAGATGGAGAAAAGCAGTTTGTTCGTAAATTAACAGGAACAACCATCAATTTTTCAAACATGCCAGAGGGTGATTATCAGTACATTGTTCACTCTTATAGTGATCGTTTTGGAGAGTCACCAGAGGGAAGCGAGCTTGCGTTCACATTGGTACATCCAGTAATGCAAGCCCCAGCCAATCTTACTAAGACATTTGTGAATGTAAATGATATTAAGTTAACTTGGGATGCTTCTCCATTTGCAACAGAATATCGTATATATCTTCTAAAAGATGGAGAACTAACCTTACAAAAGACATTAACAGGACTCACTCATACATTTGTAAATATGCCAGAAGGGGATTATGAGTACATCGTTCACTCTTACAGTAGTCGTTTCGGAGAGTCACCAGAGGGAAGCAAGCTTGTGTTTACATTGGTACATCCAGTGATGCAAGCCCCAGCCAATCTTACCAAAACGATTTTGAATGGAAACGATATTAAGCTAAGTTGGGATGCCTCAACATACGCCACAAGTTACAAAGTTTATCAAAAAGTTGATGGAGAATTAACATTATTAAGTACACTTTCAGCAACAACGAGAACTATTGCCTATACGAATATGCCGGAGGGCGATTATGAATACGTGGTGCATGCCTATAGCACTCGTTTTGGGGAATCACCAGAAGGAAGCGAGCTTGTGTTCACATTGGTACATCCAGTGATGCAAGCCCCAGCCAATCTTACTAAGACATTTGTGAATGTAAATGATATTAAGTTAAGTTGGGATGCTTCTCCATTTGCAACAGAATATCGTATATACCTTCTAAAAGATGGAGAACTAACCTTACAAAAGACATTAACAGGACTCACTCATACATTTGTAAATATGCCAGAAGGGGATTATGAGTACATCGTTCACTCTTACAGTAGTCGTTTCGGAGAGTCACCAGAGGGAAGCAAGCTGGTGTTTACATTGGTACATCCAGTGATGCAAGCCCCAGCCAATCTTTTCAAAACGATTTTGAATGGAAACGATATTAAGCTAAGTTGGGATGCCTCAACATACGCCACAAGTTACAAAGTTTATCAAAAAGTTGATGGAGAATTAACATTATTAAGTACACTTCCAGCAACAACGAGAACTATTGCCTATACGAATATGCCGGAGGGCGATTATGAATACGTGGTGCATTCCTATAGCACTCGTTTCGGGGAATCACCAGAGGGAAGCGAACTTGTGTTTACATTGGTACATCCAGTGATACAAGCCCCAGCCAATCCCACAAAAGTGATTTTGAATGGAAACGATATTAAGCTAAGTTGGGATGCCTCAACATATGCCACAAGTTATAAAGTTTATCAAAAAGTTGATGGAGAATTAACATTATTAAATACCCTTCCAGCAACAACGAGAACCATTGCCTTCACGAATATGCCGGAGGGTGATTATGAATACGTGGTGCATTCGTATAGCGATCGTTTCGGGGAATCACCAGAGGGAAGCGAGCTTGTGTTTACATTGGTACATCCAGTGATGCAAGCCCCAGCTAATCTCACAAAAGCGATTTTGAATGGAAACGATATTAAGCTAAATTGGGATGCCTCAACGTATGCCACAAGTTACAAAGTGTATCAAAAAGTTGATGGAGAATTAAAATTATTAAGTACACTTCCAACAACAACGAGAACCATTACATTCACAAATATGCCAGAAGGTGTTTATGAATACGTGGTGCATTCCTATAGCAATCGATTTGGAGAGTCACCAGAGGGAAGCGAGCTTGTGTTTACAATGGTACATCCAGTGATGGAAGCCCCAGCCGATCTTACCAAAACGATTTTGAATGAAAACTATATTAAGTTAAGTTGGGCTGCTTCAACGTATGCGACAAGTTACAAAGTGTATCAAAAAGTTGATGGAGAATTAAAATTACTAAATACCCTTCCAGCAACAACGAGAACCATCACCTATACGAATATGCCAGAGGGTGACTATGAATACGTGGTGCATTCTTATAGCACTCGATTTGGAGAGTCACCAGAAGGAAGTAATCTTGTTTTTAACCTTACTTGGCCGGTAGTACAGGCTCCGGTGGTTAGCAACAGGGTGGAAAATGTAAATAACTTTACGTTATCGTGGCAGGCAGTCACTTGGGCAAATGAATACCGTGTATACAAAGTAACGGATTCAGGGAAAGAATTGATTTACAAAGGAACTGGATTTACCCATAAGGTATATAACCTACCAGAAGGTGTTCATTCATATGAGGTAACTGCTTTTAGTAGTCGTTTTGGGGAATCTGAACCGTCAAATATGATCATGGAGAAAGTAGTGTTTCCAATAATGGGGGTTCCTGCCGCTAGCTTAAAGCTTCTAAGCGATACGAGCGCAAGAATCACTTGGGATTTTGTAACTTACGCAAATGGCTACAACATCTATGAAGTGATTAATGGAGAGCCGGTATTAGTTGCTGAGAAAATTAATAATCTATCTTACACCATTAATAATCTAACGTACGCTAACCATTTATATTATGTAACATCTTACAGTAACTCTTTTGGAGAATCTAAGCCATCCGAAACCGTATTAGCTAAGTTAATTATTGATGAAGAGGCACCAGTCACAACAGTGAATGCTCCAGCTGAATGGGTCAATCAAGATCCGTTAGTAGAATTCACAGCAACGGATAACGAAGTGGGCGTAGCTCATACGTATTATTCATTAAATGATGGACCTATCGTTGAAGGAACATCGGTTTTAGTTGCGAATGAGGGCATCAACAAGATTGTTTACAACTCTATTGATAAAGTGGGCAACATGGAGGAAGTAAAAACAGCACTAGTGAAAATTGATAAAACAGCACCAACAACGGAAGTAAATGAAATCCCTACAGCAGCACAATCATTTACAGTAGAGTTAACGGCAAGTGATGAATTAAGTGGAGTGGTAAACACCTATTATTCACTTAATGGTTCAGAGTATGTAGAAGGTACTTCTATTGAAGTGACTGAAGAAGGAGTAAACAAGATCTCTTATTACTCAGTTGATGCTGCAGGTAATAAAGAAGCAGTTAAAACGGTCGAAGTGAATATTGATCAAACAGCTCCAATTACTACAGCAGACCTGCCAACTACTTGGGTGAAGGAAGCGGTAAATGTTAAATTAGTAGCTTCTGATGAGAATAGTGGAGTAAAAACAACCTATTATTCTATCAACGGCTCTGATTATGTAGAAGGTACAAGTCTGTTAGTAGATAAGGAAGGAATTAACACTATATCATATTATTCAGTGGATATAGCTGGTAACAAGGAAGATGTGAAAACAGCAGAAGTGAAGCTTGACAAGACAGTACCAATAACTGTTTCTGATGTATCTGAAAAGTGGTCCAAGGAACCAGTCGTGGTTTCTCTTGCTTCTGAAGATAAGCATAGTGGAGTTGCAGTAATATACTATTCAGTTAATGGATCTGAATATATGGAAGGCTCAACATTTACTGTAGATAAAGAAGGGGTTAACTCCGTTTCTTACTACTCTGTTGACGCTGCTGGAAATGTAGAAGAAGTGAAATCAATTGAAGTAAAGATTGATAAAACAGCGCCAACTCTCTTGCTTGACGTAAAAGGGGAGTACGAGTTGGGAGAAACAGTTACTTTAAATTACCTAGCAGATGATAACCTATCTGGAATAGCGGTTGAAGAGGTAACGTTTAACGGTCAAACGTATAAAAAGGAAGACCAAGTGTCATTAGATCAACCAGGTGAGTACAAGTTTAGTGTAAAAGTAACAGATGCTGCTGGTTGGTCAACAGTCGTACAGAAAACCATTGTTGTCTATATCCCAGTTTCTCTTGAGGTATTACCTCGAGTAATTAACGGAAACAAGGGAATTTTTACGGTAAAAGCAACTCTACCAAAAGAATTCCAAGCCTACACATTTAATGTCTCGTCAGTAACATTAGATGATGTATCTCCTGTTACAGATAATAACGGTTTGTATAAGCAAGCTGAAAAAGGACATTTCAAGTTTGAACGTTCAGACTTTACTTGGACTCCTGGAGAAGCGCAGCTTGAATTACGAGGATATGTAGGAAAGTATTTAGTGGTTGGAAAAGCGATAGCCACTGTGAAGAAATAA
- a CDS encoding methyl-accepting chemotaxis protein, translating into MKLRSRLLIIAIIPLLLSTLIIGFMISQLVSMQSSAKDDVQVLILVEDIQGELVVAKQALSNYTFNQSEANKSEALSQLQNIDEQMAALTQVIRVDEQKQTLGKVQEKFDALTSEVDAGFGSNDPSAIKRQSIRISGVLNDMYLLDKLTGEWYDEMLQQTEKKIQFVVVFSIIAIIILIVLSSLSTWFLARRIAKPLREVVDHAVKVAEGDLTIEVGEVKEDSSYELDQLKSAFALMISNVKHTVQSIEQVGERVTGFTAEVSGHMVSLREISNQVAVSTEELARGSQSVSEDIQSTASSMGSMNEEFSRVQDKTEQSSQAGSAALDSVQTGRVSLEKQVELASQLSQSTDHIKTSVEGFTQFAGQIEEAARSVREIADQTNLLALNAAIEAARAGEAGKGFAVVADEVRKLADDSTKATEHITTMVSHMKKGIATIVEATELGYELSNQQQSSMKETESSFEVISMNVMAINEQLDALVEGMKTSSSMSTSVISAIENISAVTEETAAGTEEISASTDAQLQAFEQVNEKMEQLQELTVEMKKELAKFQL; encoded by the coding sequence ATGAAACTTAGATCTCGCTTATTAATTATCGCTATCATTCCACTTTTATTATCTACATTGATCATTGGATTTATGATTTCTCAGCTGGTTAGTATGCAAAGCTCGGCTAAGGATGATGTTCAAGTTTTAATCTTAGTAGAAGATATTCAAGGTGAGCTGGTTGTAGCGAAGCAAGCACTCTCGAACTACACTTTTAACCAAAGTGAAGCAAACAAATCAGAAGCACTCTCACAATTACAGAACATTGATGAGCAAATGGCGGCACTTACACAAGTGATTAGAGTGGATGAGCAGAAACAAACTTTAGGGAAAGTACAGGAGAAGTTTGATGCCCTAACTTCTGAGGTGGATGCGGGGTTTGGAAGTAATGACCCTTCGGCGATTAAAAGACAATCGATACGTATTTCAGGTGTCTTAAATGATATGTACTTATTGGATAAACTTACTGGAGAATGGTACGACGAAATGCTTCAGCAAACAGAGAAGAAGATTCAGTTTGTTGTCGTTTTCTCAATCATTGCGATTATCATACTAATTGTGTTATCTAGCCTTTCGACCTGGTTCTTGGCTAGACGGATCGCGAAACCCTTACGTGAAGTCGTGGACCATGCGGTTAAAGTGGCTGAAGGAGACCTCACGATTGAAGTTGGTGAAGTAAAGGAAGATAGTTCGTACGAGCTAGATCAGCTAAAATCTGCTTTTGCGTTAATGATTTCAAATGTAAAACATACCGTTCAATCGATTGAGCAAGTTGGAGAACGAGTGACGGGCTTTACAGCTGAAGTATCTGGACACATGGTGAGCTTACGTGAAATTAGCAATCAGGTGGCGGTTTCAACCGAAGAGCTTGCTCGCGGTAGCCAATCGGTTTCAGAAGATATTCAATCGACAGCAAGTTCAATGGGATCAATGAATGAAGAGTTCTCTCGCGTTCAGGATAAAACCGAGCAATCCTCACAGGCTGGATCTGCTGCGTTGGATTCGGTTCAAACCGGTCGAGTGTCTTTAGAAAAACAAGTAGAACTGGCTTCACAGCTATCACAATCTACGGATCATATTAAAACATCAGTCGAAGGCTTCACACAGTTTGCAGGACAAATTGAGGAAGCAGCACGTTCGGTACGTGAAATCGCTGATCAAACGAATTTATTAGCCTTAAATGCTGCAATTGAAGCAGCACGTGCAGGAGAAGCTGGAAAAGGATTTGCTGTGGTTGCAGATGAAGTTCGTAAGTTGGCAGATGATTCGACTAAGGCAACGGAACATATCACAACGATGGTGAGCCATATGAAAAAAGGCATTGCTACGATTGTGGAAGCAACGGAGCTTGGGTATGAGTTATCGAACCAACAGCAATCTTCTATGAAGGAAACGGAATCTTCATTTGAAGTGATTTCTATGAATGTGATGGCGATCAATGAGCAATTGGACGCGTTAGTTGAAGGTATGAAAACTTCTAGCAGCATGAGTACTTCGGTTATTTCAGCGATTGAGAATATTTCAGCTGTTACCGAGGAAACTGCGGCTGGGACTGAGGAGATTAGTGCTTCTACGGATGCGCAGCTTCAGGCTTTTGAGCAGGTGAATGAGAAGATGGAGCAGCTGCAGGAGTTGACCGTGGAGATGAAGAAGGAATTGGCGAAGTTTCAGTTGTAG
- a CDS encoding DUF1028 domain-containing protein: MTFSIVGYDPKEKEWGIAVQSKFLGVGAVVPFAKAGVGAVATQSYANTAYGPEALQLFSEGKSAEEVIEIITSRDEDKDLRQVGVIDANGNAATFTGEKCYDWAGGVTGEHFAAQGNILVDEQTVQAMSKMFQETSGTLAERLLAGLNAGQEAGGDSRGQQSAALLVVKEAGGYGGYNDRFIDLRVDDHPEPIKELIRVFGLQQLYFAPPKQERIATIEGHVKEELIACLRRHRYLELYVDEESIHKALTRYIHTENFEARELERGKIDLDVLDYMKKQ, from the coding sequence ATGACTTTTTCAATCGTAGGCTATGACCCAAAGGAGAAAGAATGGGGAATTGCGGTGCAATCGAAGTTTTTAGGCGTGGGAGCAGTGGTTCCTTTTGCGAAGGCTGGAGTTGGTGCTGTTGCGACGCAGTCTTACGCGAATACGGCTTATGGTCCGGAGGCATTACAGCTGTTTTCAGAAGGAAAGTCAGCGGAAGAGGTCATCGAAATCATTACCTCACGAGATGAGGACAAGGATCTCCGCCAGGTTGGAGTCATCGATGCGAACGGAAATGCCGCTACTTTTACCGGTGAAAAATGCTATGACTGGGCAGGCGGAGTCACCGGAGAGCATTTTGCCGCACAGGGAAACATTTTAGTCGACGAGCAGACCGTACAAGCGATGTCAAAAATGTTTCAAGAGACAAGTGGAACATTAGCGGAGCGCTTACTCGCTGGATTGAACGCAGGGCAAGAGGCTGGTGGAGATAGTCGTGGTCAGCAATCAGCTGCCCTATTAGTAGTGAAGGAAGCGGGCGGTTATGGTGGCTACAATGACCGATTTATTGATCTTCGTGTCGATGACCATCCGGAGCCGATTAAAGAACTGATTCGTGTGTTTGGTTTACAGCAGCTATACTTTGCTCCTCCTAAGCAAGAGCGGATTGCTACGATTGAAGGGCATGTGAAGGAAGAATTGATCGCTTGTTTAAGACGTCACAGATATTTAGAATTGTATGTTGATGAGGAAAGTATTCATAAGGCACTGACTCGTTATATACATACCGAGAACTTTGAAGCGCGTGAGTTAGAGCGTGGGAAAATTGACTTGGACGTGCTTGATTATATGAAAAAGCAATAG
- a CDS encoding chromate transporter, whose amino-acid sequence MIYWQLFLAFFIPGILGYGGGPASIPLVENEVVDRYGWLSVNEFSEVLALGNALPGPIATKMAGYIGYEVGGIFGAVVAVFATVAPSLILMVTLLGLLMKFKESPKVKRLTVLVRPVIAVLLGVMTYDFFFSSFEGAGIWQTIGIGVISFVLMERLKVHPAYVIAGALVYGGVFLG is encoded by the coding sequence ATGATTTATTGGCAACTATTTTTGGCGTTTTTTATTCCGGGAATTCTCGGTTATGGTGGGGGACCGGCGTCGATTCCACTTGTTGAAAATGAAGTGGTTGATCGGTACGGTTGGCTGTCAGTGAATGAATTTAGTGAGGTGCTCGCGTTAGGGAATGCACTGCCAGGGCCTATCGCGACCAAAATGGCCGGTTATATTGGTTATGAAGTGGGTGGGATTTTCGGAGCAGTGGTTGCGGTATTTGCTACTGTGGCACCTTCGTTAATATTAATGGTCACTTTACTCGGTTTGTTGATGAAATTCAAGGAATCTCCAAAGGTGAAGCGACTTACCGTGTTGGTGCGACCGGTCATTGCCGTCCTATTAGGAGTCATGACGTATGATTTCTTTTTCTCCTCATTCGAAGGAGCGGGGATTTGGCAGACGATCGGGATCGGTGTGATTAGCTTTGTGCTGATGGAGAGGCTGAAGGTCCACCCGGCGTATGTGATTGCCGGTGCGCTTGTATATGGTGGGGTGTTCTTAGGGTAA
- a CDS encoding BMP family lipoprotein, which produces MLKRIFLLFLVVNVLSACSLGAQQTKTEKEYKIGILLSDSGLGDESFNDSAFRGLERARDEFGILFDYKEAPDGDFEEKLTELIEEEYDLIIGLGFSVKEVLEKVAKEHPNQQFMIIDEGSELENVVSLTFKEYEGSFLVGMVAAMKSTTGKIGFIGGFDVPVVNHFKAGYIQGAKYVNPNVEVLVEYANSFGDATLGGTIAEKQIAAGADFIYPAAGFTGFGALQTAQKLGKLAAGVDSDQFFVAEKAVTTSMLKNIDVAVYDIAKELKETGKIGSSTYVLGLAENGVGLADIRVVELSEAEISQLEEAKEKIISGDITVETE; this is translated from the coding sequence ATGCTAAAAAGAATATTCTTATTGTTCCTAGTCGTGAACGTTTTAAGCGCATGTTCACTCGGAGCACAGCAAACAAAGACAGAAAAAGAATACAAAATTGGGATTCTTTTATCAGATAGTGGACTTGGAGATGAGTCCTTTAACGATTCGGCATTCCGCGGCCTAGAACGTGCTCGCGACGAGTTCGGAATTTTATTTGACTATAAAGAAGCTCCAGACGGTGACTTCGAAGAAAAACTAACCGAACTAATCGAGGAAGAATATGACCTGATTATCGGTCTTGGTTTCTCTGTAAAGGAAGTGTTGGAGAAAGTCGCAAAGGAACATCCAAACCAGCAATTTATGATCATAGATGAGGGTTCCGAGCTTGAAAATGTGGTGTCCCTCACTTTTAAAGAATATGAAGGAAGTTTTCTAGTTGGAATGGTAGCTGCAATGAAGAGCACCACTGGGAAAATTGGATTTATTGGCGGCTTTGATGTGCCTGTCGTGAATCATTTTAAAGCAGGTTACATACAAGGTGCAAAATACGTCAATCCGAATGTAGAAGTACTGGTTGAGTACGCGAATTCCTTTGGAGACGCGACACTTGGCGGAACGATTGCCGAAAAACAAATCGCTGCTGGCGCTGACTTCATCTACCCTGCCGCTGGATTTACTGGCTTCGGTGCACTTCAAACCGCTCAAAAGCTTGGGAAGTTAGCAGCTGGTGTGGATTCTGACCAATTTTTCGTAGCAGAAAAAGCTGTTACCACTTCCATGCTAAAAAATATTGATGTGGCTGTGTACGATATCGCCAAAGAATTGAAGGAAACCGGAAAAATCGGATCTTCCACATATGTACTTGGTCTTGCTGAAAATGGTGTTGGCTTAGCAGACATTCGTGTCGTAGAACTATCTGAAGCAGAAATCAGTCAGCTTGAAGAAGCAAAAGAGAAAATTATTTCTGGCGACATTACAGTCGAAACGGAATAA
- a CDS encoding chromate transporter, with product MKHRQLFIAFFRSGILGYGGGPSSIPLVKKEVVDTFKWMDSDEFGDILALANALPGPINTKMAGYIGYRVGGILGLLNALFASILPSIFFMIILLNVLNTYKDEPWVRGMSMAVVPVVAVMLATLTWDFVKKSSSSSLGWGWTLLFVVVSLVLLQFLNVHPAIIIFALLLSALLKKDQGNSKEKEKTSA from the coding sequence ATGAAGCACAGACAGTTATTTATTGCCTTCTTCCGCTCAGGTATCTTGGGATACGGTGGGGGGCCATCATCAATTCCTCTTGTAAAAAAGGAAGTTGTCGATACATTCAAATGGATGGATTCGGATGAATTTGGCGATATTTTGGCACTTGCTAATGCCTTGCCAGGGCCGATTAATACGAAGATGGCCGGTTATATAGGCTATCGTGTGGGCGGGATATTAGGACTATTGAACGCACTTTTTGCATCGATTTTACCGAGTATTTTTTTCATGATTATCTTGCTAAATGTACTAAATACCTACAAGGACGAACCATGGGTGCGAGGTATGTCGATGGCGGTGGTGCCGGTTGTTGCGGTGATGCTCGCAACATTAACTTGGGATTTTGTAAAAAAATCATCGAGCTCTAGTCTTGGTTGGGGCTGGACTCTTCTTTTTGTCGTTGTTAGCCTTGTGTTGCTTCAATTTTTAAACGTGCATCCTGCAATCATAATTTTCGCTTTATTATTAAGTGCATTATTGAAAAAAGATCAAGGGAATTCAAAGGAAAAGGAGAAGACGTCCGCATGA